In the genome of Ignavibacteriales bacterium, one region contains:
- the amrB gene encoding AmmeMemoRadiSam system protein B, translating into MEKIRKPAVAGYFYPGNPQSLKKEISLMLDITKPEKAYEKIFGIVSPHAGYIYSGKTASYGFNLLLNKNYETVIIISPSHREYFPGSCIYEGTAYETPLGKLKINETMSQKICDGSKTIFRGVKGHGDEHAVEVQLPFLQSVLKDFSIVPVVMGDQGKPFIDELAAQISNSVDEKTLIVASSDLSHYYNRIKANSMDSIVEKNINEFDYDSLIRNLESGKCEACGGGPIAVMMKAAEILNYSKSKVLNRNDSGETSGDLNQVVGYLSAVVYGE; encoded by the coding sequence GTGGAAAAGATCCGTAAGCCTGCAGTCGCGGGATATTTTTATCCGGGAAATCCTCAATCTTTGAAAAAAGAAATTTCATTGATGCTTGATATTACAAAGCCGGAAAAAGCTTACGAAAAAATATTCGGTATTGTTTCACCTCACGCGGGATATATCTATTCAGGAAAAACTGCCTCGTATGGATTTAACCTTTTACTTAATAAGAATTATGAAACTGTAATAATAATTTCACCGAGTCACAGAGAATATTTCCCGGGAAGTTGTATTTACGAAGGAACAGCTTATGAAACTCCGCTTGGTAAATTGAAAATTAATGAAACTATGTCGCAAAAAATTTGTGATGGAAGTAAAACAATTTTTCGTGGTGTAAAAGGTCACGGTGATGAACATGCAGTTGAAGTGCAGCTTCCATTCCTGCAAAGTGTGCTGAAGGATTTTTCAATCGTTCCGGTTGTAATGGGTGACCAGGGTAAACCATTCATTGATGAACTTGCTGCACAAATTTCAAATTCTGTCGATGAAAAAACTTTAATAGTTGCGAGCTCAGACCTTTCGCATTACTACAACAGGATAAAAGCAAATAGCATGGATTCAATTGTTGAAAAAAATATTAATGAATTTGATTATGATTCATTGATAAGAAATCTTGAAAGCGGGAAGTGTGAAGCATGCGGCGGCGGACCGATTGCAGTAATGATGAAAGCTGCAGAGATTTTAAATTATAGCAAATCAAAAGTGTTGAATAGAAATGACTCAGGTGAAACAAGCGGCGACCTGAACCAGGTTGTCGGATATTTATCGGCAGTAGTCTATGGTGAATGA
- a CDS encoding metallophosphoesterase, whose translation METISEILKQCESNGTAPAFVTQPETYKEQKTSLFQQFRPVRTKPIQLTTNGEEIFVVSDLHIAAGRNKTGVYEGTENFFADDSFHRFIKYAQAAKKTEKAILVINGDIFDFLRVTDYPGKTRKLRPARKFKALLKFESTDYPSARNEDNEYTEWKNELEKIGISKTVSDLKLSVSGKEKNYGLKTDAFKTIYKFLKIKNGHPEFFLALGGWLQSGNKIIIVKGNHDIELYWPEVRNYLRLIIAENIAGENKSAEEILRNTVLPNITFIDDSVVIDKDFYVEHGHRYDKFCMILDNPILEKSPSQINIPFGSFFNRYLINRIELFYPFIDNVRPSGNVLPILLKENFPLGLKILWHHIPLLFKMLLKDFRYVKFMLNKIIWFILALLLPIAVVIILNLDTFSKIPDQVSIFEKSGWVISTLFEGANSFLLLFLSYLLARIVSWFQLSEPSSLDKYAEERFKGTDYRISTMGHTHNPGEYTFHIDGKERRFYNTGTWIPVIENSTAKVREDKTYTFLHLQRDDEGKLQPAENGLLQRWNDDAGRADIQVLLQRK comes from the coding sequence ATGGAAACAATATCTGAAATATTAAAGCAGTGCGAATCAAATGGAACTGCACCTGCATTTGTAACTCAGCCTGAAACTTACAAGGAACAAAAAACATCTTTGTTTCAGCAGTTCCGCCCGGTAAGAACAAAACCGATTCAACTTACTACAAATGGCGAAGAAATTTTTGTTGTGAGTGATCTGCACATCGCTGCAGGCAGAAACAAAACCGGTGTATACGAGGGAACGGAAAACTTTTTTGCGGATGATTCATTCCACCGTTTTATTAAGTACGCGCAAGCTGCAAAGAAAACAGAGAAAGCAATTCTTGTTATCAATGGTGATATATTTGATTTTCTTAGAGTAACAGATTATCCCGGGAAAACGAGAAAACTCCGACCCGCAAGAAAATTTAAAGCCCTTCTGAAATTTGAATCAACAGATTATCCATCAGCCCGCAATGAAGATAATGAATACACAGAATGGAAAAATGAACTTGAGAAAATCGGAATAAGTAAAACAGTTAGTGATCTTAAACTTTCAGTATCAGGTAAAGAAAAGAATTATGGTTTAAAAACCGATGCATTTAAGACCATCTATAAATTTCTGAAAATTAAAAATGGTCACCCCGAATTTTTTCTTGCTCTTGGTGGATGGCTTCAATCCGGAAACAAAATTATAATTGTAAAAGGCAACCATGATATCGAACTGTACTGGCCGGAAGTGAGAAATTATCTCCGTCTTATCATTGCAGAAAACATAGCCGGCGAAAATAAATCTGCTGAGGAAATATTACGGAACACCGTTTTGCCTAATATCACTTTCATTGATGACTCGGTTGTGATTGATAAAGATTTTTATGTCGAACACGGTCATCGCTATGATAAATTCTGTATGATACTCGATAATCCCATTCTTGAAAAATCTCCTTCACAGATAAATATTCCTTTCGGTTCTTTCTTCAACAGGTATTTGATAAACAGGATTGAGTTGTTCTATCCATTCATTGACAATGTACGCCCTTCGGGAAATGTTCTGCCGATTCTTTTAAAAGAAAATTTTCCTCTCGGCTTAAAAATATTGTGGCACCATATACCATTGTTGTTCAAAATGCTGTTAAAAGATTTCCGTTATGTAAAATTTATGCTGAACAAAATTATCTGGTTCATACTTGCTTTGCTTCTACCTATTGCAGTTGTAATCATCCTGAACCTCGATACATTCAGTAAAATTCCGGATCAGGTTTCAATATTTGAAAAAAGCGGATGGGTAATTTCAACCTTGTTTGAAGGCGCTAATAGTTTCCTGCTTCTTTTCCTTTCTTACCTGCTTGCAAGAATTGTTTCCTGGTTCCAGCTAAGTGAGCCTTCCAGCCTGGATAAATACGCCGAAGAAAGATTTAAAGGAACTGATTACAGGATATCAACAATGGGTCACACGCATAATCCCGGTGAATACACCTTTCATATCGATGGTAAAGAAAGAAGGTTTTACAACACGGGGACATGGATCCCGGTTATAGAAAACTCAACGGCTAAAGTCAGAGAAGACAAAACTTATACATTCCTGCATCTTCAAAGAGACGATGAAGGAAAATTACAGCCTGCTGAAAATGGTTTGCTTCAGCGCTGGAATGATGATGCGGGAAGAGCAGATATTCAGGTTCTTTTACAACGCAAATAA
- a CDS encoding DUF4905 domain-containing protein: MPRIKKKYNFTNGREIWRLIPTKSSKIVIEERDLKNKEAFYNCVEIDTGKKIFSNFQLDEKFWTGIEAVENDVILFHKFLKPDMPVHKGIIAFDIGSKKILWENDEFNFLYSTHEKIFCYKQSFEGRNYFTVNIKTGQFLDDLGEDHKLVNQLKNNLSRQTENNYLFPESFSELSEVDDDVKSFLQQVRTDYVVIGKIDFMIYNSVLMCNFHEAADENLLNNKFITIDINSGKNIFEEVLNKKIKALIPDSFFMIDDTLFLLKIKMKLLFVQFHS; the protein is encoded by the coding sequence ATGCCCCGAATCAAAAAAAAATATAACTTCACTAACGGAAGAGAGATATGGAGACTTATTCCTACAAAGTCTTCTAAGATTGTTATTGAAGAGCGTGATCTTAAAAACAAGGAAGCATTTTACAATTGTGTTGAGATCGATACGGGCAAAAAAATATTTTCAAACTTTCAGCTTGATGAAAAATTCTGGACAGGAATTGAAGCTGTTGAAAATGATGTTATTCTTTTTCATAAGTTTTTAAAGCCTGATATGCCTGTTCACAAAGGTATAATTGCTTTTGATATCGGTTCAAAAAAAATATTGTGGGAGAATGATGAGTTTAATTTTCTTTATTCAACACACGAAAAAATATTTTGTTACAAGCAATCCTTCGAAGGACGAAATTATTTTACTGTAAATATTAAAACAGGGCAATTCCTCGATGATCTTGGTGAAGACCACAAACTTGTTAACCAGTTGAAGAATAATCTTTCAAGGCAGACTGAGAACAATTATTTATTCCCCGAATCATTTTCAGAACTTTCAGAAGTTGATGATGATGTTAAATCTTTTTTACAACAGGTCCGGACGGATTACGTAGTAATTGGTAAAATTGATTTTATGATTTATAACTCTGTTCTCATGTGCAATTTTCATGAAGCCGCTGATGAAAATCTTTTGAATAATAAATTTATTACGATTGATATTAATTCCGGAAAGAATATTTTTGAAGAAGTATTGAACAAAAAAATAAAGGCTCTTATACCGGATTCATTTTTTATGATTGACGATACTCTCTTCCTTTTAAAAATAAAAATGAAGTTATTGTTTGTTCAGTTTCATAGTTAA
- a CDS encoding YIP1 family protein, with product MNEFDTANPEQNIPEEQELSHTDKMVGVFTEPAAIYTSTAKFPLRTIDWLLPFIILLALVAISQVIVTSNPEIAYQIKQKQMEQIEKNFADAVEKGQMTQEQADQQMERIQEQMESFGGGIGKVIQVVSIFIVGFIFFFIVSGIWFLLSKFALKGDGTYVSALVASGLTAYISMIQVLVTTILAIVMGRLVSDTSVASLMNIDKTNITGFLLSKLDVFSIWAYAVLGIGLAKLFKSESTGKYIIMVFAVWLIWSLIVFVISKAVPFLSFLGGY from the coding sequence ATGAACGAGTTTGATACCGCGAATCCTGAACAAAATATCCCTGAAGAACAGGAGTTAAGTCATACCGATAAAATGGTAGGGGTTTTTACTGAACCGGCAGCGATTTATACCAGCACAGCAAAATTTCCTTTGAGGACGATTGATTGGCTTCTTCCATTTATAATTCTGTTAGCACTCGTAGCGATATCACAAGTGATTGTTACAAGTAATCCGGAAATTGCTTACCAGATTAAACAGAAACAGATGGAACAAATTGAAAAGAATTTTGCGGACGCTGTTGAAAAAGGTCAGATGACGCAGGAGCAGGCTGACCAGCAGATGGAAAGAATACAGGAACAAATGGAATCGTTCGGAGGAGGGATTGGAAAAGTTATTCAGGTAGTTTCAATATTTATAGTTGGATTCATTTTCTTTTTTATTGTAAGCGGAATCTGGTTCCTTCTCTCAAAGTTTGCCTTAAAGGGAGACGGCACTTACGTTTCGGCACTTGTGGCATCCGGATTAACAGCGTACATATCAATGATCCAGGTACTGGTCACAACAATACTTGCTATTGTAATGGGAAGATTGGTTAGCGATACAAGTGTTGCATCACTGATGAATATTGATAAAACAAATATCACCGGATTTTTATTAAGCAAGCTTGATGTATTCTCTATCTGGGCTTATGCAGTACTCGGTATAGGTCTTGCAAAATTGTTTAAATCAGAATCAACCGGGAAATATATAATCATGGTATTTGCAGTATGGTTGATCTGGAGTTTAATTGTATTTGTAATTTCGAAGGCAGTTCCATTCCTGAGTTTCCTTGGCGGTTATTAA
- a CDS encoding GMC family oxidoreductase N-terminal domain-containing protein yields the protein MPTLINFKGYTSKDPLDKAPVSMQYIIVMSVNLILSVILIYFITKYNVVQFNGFRLFGYDFPPLATMILEVITNTFIYSFLIVLLRKSSSLIIYLIVFLPYYLLDLYLESFVRHSGGTALWVYGDPSLVSGIQIPALKFFITISVDALVFGILALFVGRVMAMIIYGKKDYPQAPTDEQYQKLFSDKWSKESVPKPKRDASYWILRLLGFGYVVYLSILLAGILGAAPWPEGIAGLINMTYENPALAINTYFKIILMTMLAFLGAYNKNLRFHSALGLIVGHAVSTVYSLAMYFIDKTNPYSEFLLTSAIVDGVMIILFTWIMLKHKTDSEEFNPKNDLPIYFSIPATLLKSLYKIIAIVFLVISASILLLRFLCDGETGIAAVFGYPDPMIGNTITLYLTLSLLAFLLIKRDKLRNHFFGLILFPLAAGSIVSSLWIITGNIVLSVEIMTRNGTAISVDWYFILYALINLIIAALMIAVRKMYYNVDYAISSLNPSTAKNILALTNTFFKSDSKHQSEVLQSIDQYMGGMRGRKRGLLNLPFALLESVFNWLMGLHPAFSSMSRDEQRYFLRKYIFTDELERKKSLVPDVSNFLYQIGLSLNSMIMFAHFSQLNERSKIGYVPADARDRLQGDSPSYEPPFRSVAKLPVDEEDSANFKPPVSNDYKLVAPRVTTPYDLPGIPDEIDYVIIGSGAGGATAAYKLACGISDPSQILVVERGHRYQPLQDFNDSEIDMMKKIYKEGGLQQTKKFTMSVLQGECVGGTTVSNNAVCFKMPDKIRKYWEDEFGLSYPDLDSEYEKIAVELDIKPLGDSGINTIVKSKFQKGVDEYNKVLSQDEKLNYHGAVSVNHLNNVGDGNWNLGNKRMRKRSMLETYIPWSEARGVKYVSNITAVQFVASSNGNRAEYVVLRTDSGNLQRVKIRKALIVTGGVIASSHFLMRSGVKNGNIGKNMSCNFAFPLTFEYEDRLNAFDGDQITLAAIDSQSRAIFETYFNPPAAFSLASVPFFFDRRDSIMSRYKYLINYGALIGSEPNGTINRQADLLNGQAFSWDLGEKDLTNIKYALTSLIKLGLYSGSKKVVLPMKPGIELNLSDKNEVDLFLKTLTDFPLRIEDIYLNTAHPQGGNIMTSANSKLHNKRVTNENFKLDGFTNVYIADASIFPSSLTVNPQWTIMAMSALAVKNVLHAHN from the coding sequence ATGCCTACGCTAATAAATTTTAAAGGATATACTTCAAAAGATCCGCTGGATAAAGCACCGGTATCAATGCAGTACATAATAGTGATGAGTGTCAATCTCATCCTATCAGTAATTCTGATTTACTTTATCACTAAGTATAATGTTGTTCAATTTAATGGCTTCAGATTGTTCGGGTATGATTTTCCGCCCCTTGCTACTATGATACTTGAAGTAATCACCAATACATTTATTTATTCATTCCTGATTGTCCTGTTAAGAAAATCCAGTTCACTTATAATTTACTTGATAGTGTTCCTGCCTTATTATTTACTCGATCTTTATCTCGAAAGTTTTGTCAGACATTCTGGCGGCACAGCACTCTGGGTTTATGGTGATCCATCTTTGGTTTCCGGTATTCAGATTCCCGCATTAAAATTCTTCATTACAATATCTGTTGATGCTTTAGTCTTTGGAATCCTTGCGTTGTTTGTAGGTAGAGTTATGGCGATGATCATCTACGGTAAAAAAGATTATCCTCAGGCACCTACTGATGAGCAGTATCAAAAACTATTCAGCGATAAATGGTCTAAAGAATCTGTTCCAAAACCAAAACGCGACGCCTCATATTGGATTTTAAGGTTACTCGGATTCGGGTACGTCGTTTATCTTTCAATTCTTTTAGCAGGGATATTGGGCGCCGCACCATGGCCTGAGGGAATTGCAGGATTAATTAATATGACTTATGAAAATCCTGCTCTTGCAATCAATACTTATTTCAAAATTATCCTGATGACGATGCTTGCCTTTCTTGGGGCTTATAACAAAAATCTGAGGTTTCATTCTGCATTGGGATTAATTGTTGGTCACGCAGTATCGACCGTTTACTCGCTTGCAATGTACTTCATTGATAAGACAAACCCGTACTCAGAATTTCTCCTTACATCGGCAATTGTCGATGGAGTTATGATCATACTATTCACCTGGATCATGTTAAAACACAAAACTGATTCAGAAGAATTCAATCCGAAGAATGATCTGCCGATTTATTTTTCCATTCCCGCAACACTCCTTAAAAGCCTGTACAAAATTATTGCGATAGTATTCCTGGTCATTTCTGCTTCTATTTTACTTTTAAGGTTTTTATGTGATGGTGAAACCGGAATTGCGGCTGTGTTTGGATATCCCGATCCAATGATAGGAAATACAATTACACTTTATCTGACATTATCACTGCTCGCGTTTCTTTTAATTAAGAGAGACAAACTGCGCAACCATTTTTTTGGATTAATATTATTTCCTTTAGCTGCCGGAAGTATTGTTTCATCACTCTGGATCATTACCGGTAATATCGTTTTGTCCGTAGAAATAATGACAAGGAACGGAACTGCTATTTCTGTGGACTGGTACTTTATTCTTTATGCATTGATCAACCTTATCATTGCAGCTCTCATGATAGCAGTACGAAAAATGTATTATAATGTCGACTACGCTATAAGTTCACTTAATCCTTCTACTGCAAAAAATATCCTTGCTCTTACAAATACATTTTTTAAATCCGATTCAAAGCATCAAAGTGAAGTGCTGCAATCAATAGATCAGTACATGGGTGGAATGAGGGGACGTAAACGAGGATTACTTAACCTTCCGTTCGCCTTGCTTGAAAGTGTTTTCAACTGGTTGATGGGATTACATCCGGCATTTTCATCGATGAGCCGGGATGAGCAGAGATACTTTTTACGAAAATATATTTTCACAGATGAATTAGAGCGAAAGAAAAGTCTTGTCCCCGATGTTTCAAATTTTCTGTACCAGATCGGATTATCACTGAACTCAATGATTATGTTTGCTCATTTCTCACAATTGAATGAAAGAAGTAAAATCGGTTACGTTCCCGCCGATGCGAGAGACAGGCTTCAGGGTGATTCTCCTTCTTATGAACCGCCGTTCAGGTCAGTCGCTAAACTTCCTGTAGATGAAGAGGATTCTGCAAATTTTAAACCGCCTGTAAGTAATGATTATAAACTCGTTGCGCCAAGAGTTACTACTCCATATGATTTACCGGGAATACCTGACGAAATTGATTACGTCATCATTGGTTCCGGCGCCGGAGGTGCAACCGCAGCTTATAAACTGGCCTGCGGGATTTCAGATCCTTCGCAGATATTAGTTGTGGAACGCGGTCATCGCTATCAGCCGCTCCAGGATTTTAATGACAGCGAAATAGATATGATGAAGAAAATCTACAAAGAAGGCGGACTGCAGCAAACAAAAAAATTTACAATGTCCGTCCTTCAGGGTGAATGCGTTGGCGGAACAACTGTAAGCAACAATGCAGTTTGTTTTAAAATGCCTGATAAGATCAGGAAATATTGGGAGGATGAATTCGGATTATCGTATCCCGACCTCGATTCCGAGTATGAAAAAATTGCCGTTGAACTTGATATCAAACCGCTTGGTGATTCAGGAATCAACACAATCGTAAAAAGTAAATTTCAAAAAGGAGTAGATGAGTACAATAAGGTTTTAAGCCAGGATGAGAAGTTGAATTACCACGGAGCGGTAAGTGTAAATCATCTTAACAATGTGGGAGATGGTAACTGGAATCTTGGCAACAAACGAATGCGTAAACGTTCAATGCTTGAGACATATATTCCATGGTCGGAAGCAAGAGGCGTTAAATATGTTTCAAATATTACAGCTGTTCAGTTCGTCGCTTCATCAAACGGGAATAGAGCTGAATATGTTGTTCTTAGAACTGACAGCGGAAATCTTCAACGCGTTAAAATTAGAAAAGCATTGATCGTAACCGGGGGTGTAATTGCCAGCAGTCACTTCTTAATGAGAAGCGGCGTAAAAAACGGGAACATTGGAAAAAATATGAGCTGTAATTTTGCGTTCCCGTTAACGTTTGAATATGAAGACAGACTAAATGCGTTTGACGGAGACCAGATAACACTTGCCGCTATCGATTCACAATCACGCGCAATATTCGAAACTTATTTCAATCCTCCTGCCGCTTTTTCACTTGCGAGTGTTCCTTTCTTTTTTGACAGAAGAGATTCTATAATGAGCCGTTATAAATATTTAATTAATTACGGCGCATTAATCGGTTCTGAACCGAATGGCACAATTAACAGGCAGGCAGATCTTTTAAATGGTCAGGCATTTTCGTGGGATCTTGGTGAAAAAGATTTAACAAACATAAAGTACGCTTTAACTTCACTTATAAAACTGGGTCTGTATTCGGGAAGTAAAAAAGTTGTTCTACCAATGAAACCGGGAATTGAATTAAATCTTTCGGATAAAAATGAAGTGGATTTATTTCTAAAAACTTTAACCGATTTCCCTTTAAGGATTGAAGATATTTATCTCAACACAGCTCATCCCCAGGGCGGGAATATTATGACATCAGCTAATTCTAAATTGCATAACAAGAGAGTGACAAATGAAAACTTCAAACTCGATGGGTTTACAAATGTTTACATCGCTGATGCCTCAATTTTTCCGTCGAGCCTTACAGTAAATCCTCAATGGACAATTATGGCAATGAGTGCCCTTGCTGTAAAAAATGTATTACACGCACACAACTAA
- the amrA gene encoding AmmeMemoRadiSam system protein A translates to MNLTKEEKLILLKAARQSILFAFGESSPEKIDFIHYPSLKENAGAFVTLTIDGELRGCIGYIMSDMPLYDTISDAAMQAAFNDPRFPSLNKTEFKFIDIEISVLSIPVPISDYSEIEIGKHGLLLDERNRALLLPQVAVEHNYDRDMFLSSLCEKAGMKKNTWKERKLNIKVFTATIFSEKEMRD, encoded by the coding sequence ATGAACTTGACTAAAGAAGAAAAACTGATTTTACTCAAAGCTGCAAGACAGTCAATCCTGTTCGCGTTTGGAGAATCATCGCCCGAAAAAATTGACTTCATACATTATCCTTCACTGAAAGAGAATGCGGGTGCGTTTGTCACATTAACAATTGATGGCGAGTTGAGAGGATGTATCGGTTACATTATGTCCGATATGCCGTTATACGATACCATAAGTGATGCAGCTATGCAGGCGGCTTTTAATGATCCGAGATTTCCTTCTTTGAATAAAACAGAGTTTAAATTTATTGACATTGAAATAAGTGTTCTTTCAATCCCCGTTCCCATCTCCGATTACAGTGAAATAGAAATCGGTAAGCACGGACTTCTACTTGATGAGCGAAACAGGGCATTGCTGCTTCCTCAGGTAGCAGTTGAACATAACTATGACAGAGACATGTTTTTATCATCACTTTGTGAAAAAGCCGGAATGAAAAAAAATACCTGGAAAGAACGGAAGCTGAACATTAAAGTTTTTACAGCGACGATATTTTCAGAAAAGGAAATGAGGGATTAG
- a CDS encoding tryptophanase: MKTIIEPFKIKSVEPIRFTTKEERIKLLEDAGYNTFLLHADDVLIDLLTDSGTSAMSSKQWAGIMEGDEAYAGSKSFYRFESAVKNITGLNFIIPTHQGRAAEKILFSIVGGPGKYFPNNTHFDTTRANIEFTGAEATDLITEVGKHPEQRADFKGNMDVEKLEAFIKEKGKENIPLCMVTVTNNSGGGQPVSMQNIREVKAVCKKYGIPLFIDACRFAENAYFIKRREKGYEEKSLLEIAQEMFSYADGATMSAKKDALVNIGGFLAINDEELAMKCRNLLIVTEGFPTYGGLAGRDLEAVAQGLEEILDEHYLQYRIRSVEYLGEKMVAAGVPIIEPPGGHAIYIDAKRFLPEIPSEQFPGQSVVCELYIEGGIRAVEIGSVMFGKYDKNGKLIPPPMELVRLAIPRRVYTQSHIDYVLEVILEVFRKRNFMKGYKITYEAPMLRHFTARFEKL; encoded by the coding sequence ATGAAAACAATTATTGAACCTTTCAAAATCAAATCAGTTGAGCCAATCCGTTTTACAACAAAAGAAGAAAGAATAAAACTTCTCGAAGATGCCGGCTATAATACGTTTCTACTTCATGCAGATGATGTATTAATTGATCTGCTTACAGACAGCGGAACTTCAGCAATGAGTTCCAAACAATGGGCTGGGATTATGGAAGGCGACGAAGCTTATGCCGGTTCAAAAAGTTTTTACAGGTTTGAATCTGCCGTGAAAAATATTACAGGACTCAATTTTATTATTCCCACTCACCAGGGAAGAGCCGCTGAGAAAATATTATTTTCAATCGTTGGCGGACCGGGAAAATATTTTCCAAATAACACTCACTTCGATACCACGCGCGCCAACATTGAATTCACCGGAGCCGAAGCAACTGATTTAATTACAGAGGTCGGCAAACACCCAGAACAACGCGCGGACTTTAAAGGAAATATGGATGTTGAAAAACTTGAAGCATTCATAAAAGAAAAAGGAAAAGAAAATATTCCGTTGTGTATGGTCACCGTTACAAACAATTCAGGCGGTGGTCAGCCAGTTTCAATGCAGAATATCCGTGAAGTAAAAGCTGTATGCAAAAAATATGGAATTCCATTATTCATTGACGCATGCAGATTTGCAGAGAACGCATACTTCATCAAACGCAGAGAAAAAGGTTACGAAGAAAAATCACTTTTAGAAATTGCTCAAGAAATGTTTTCGTATGCTGACGGTGCAACAATGAGTGCCAAGAAAGACGCGCTTGTAAACATCGGAGGTTTCCTAGCAATTAATGACGAAGAGCTTGCAATGAAATGCAGAAATCTTCTGATAGTTACTGAAGGTTTTCCAACTTACGGCGGACTTGCAGGACGTGATCTTGAAGCGGTCGCGCAAGGTCTTGAAGAAATTCTAGACGAACACTACCTGCAGTACAGGATAAGAAGCGTTGAATATCTCGGCGAAAAAATGGTCGCGGCAGGTGTTCCTATTATTGAACCACCTGGTGGTCACGCAATATACATTGATGCAAAAAGATTTTTACCTGAAATTCCTTCGGAACAATTTCCCGGACAATCAGTTGTATGTGAACTTTATATTGAAGGCGGAATCCGTGCGGTTGAAATCGGAAGTGTAATGTTTGGTAAATATGATAAGAATGGAAAATTAATTCCTCCTCCGATGGAACTTGTTCGTCTTGCAATACCAAGAAGAGTTTATACACAAAGTCACATTGATTATGTACTTGAAGTTATTCTTGAAGTATTCCGTAAAAGAAATTTTATGAAAGGTTATAAAATTACTTACGAAGCCCCGATGCTGCGGCACTTTACAGCACGGTTTGAAAAGCTTTAA